From one Xyrauchen texanus isolate HMW12.3.18 chromosome 17, RBS_HiC_50CHRs, whole genome shotgun sequence genomic stretch:
- the zmp:0000000930 gene encoding telethonin: MHCLSRTPRSYLVNSYSDFQETDEIARESYEATWLDMLIETRPEYKMTLFEKDSVRQESYKKKQVVHFAVQRFPNQTICMGREGEPMQEYHLPYKNILPIPIFVPRDISQPDVTREPSPSRLKSVMDSEIRLSGICPQKREVSSITQHKPMVIQPRSPDFRASSLISPPRETLIGFQRRE, translated from the exons ATGCATTGCTTGAGCAGGACACCTAGGTCATATCTGGTGAACTCGTACAGTGATTTCCAGGAGACCGATGAGATTGCAAGAGAATCGTATGAGGCCACCTGGTTAGACATGTTGATAGAGACGAGACCAGAATACAA GATGACACTCTTCGAGAAAGACTCAGTGCGACAGGAGAGCTACAAAAAAAAGCAGGTGGTTCATTTTGCAGTGCAAAGGTTTCCAAACCAGACGATTTGCATGGGAAGAGAGGGAGAACCAATGCAGGAATATCATTTACCTTACAAGAACATTCTCCCAATACCAATATTTGTGCCCAGAGACATCTCACAGCCTGATGTGACCCGCGAGCCTTCTCCTTCTAGATTAAAATCTGTAATGGACTCTGAGATAAGGCTAAGTGGAATTTGCCCACAGAAAAGAGAGGTCTCGTCCATCACCCAACATAAGCCAATGGTAATCCAACCTAGAAGTCCAGACTTCAGAGCCTCTAGCCTCATCTCTCCACCAAGAGAGACGCTGATCGGCTTCCAACGAAGAGAGTGA
- the sqlea gene encoding LOW QUALITY PROTEIN: squalene monooxygenase (The sequence of the model RefSeq protein was modified relative to this genomic sequence to represent the inferred CDS: inserted 5 bases in 3 codons; substituted 5 bases at 5 genomic stop codons), protein MFARVRAQESTIIDDTGVSDIATVLARNGCKVTVVERDMKEPDXVGELLQPGGYRALKELGLRNVVESLENGYVIHDLDSRTEVEIPYPXQENSIQYGRAFHHGRFITGLCXAALAEPNNTFVEGTVTNLEEEDXVTGIQYREKDSGNIKVVQTNRAMCHRATVFTLYRGINLRMVHSSVLLLGDVYNMRHPLTGGGMRVVMNDVQIWRELLENIPDLYDNTALLQVITRTNLNDQRDSNYCSLLYLPPLFSDSLHQLRKACFHYWLGGEXINGPIGLQTALXLXPLTLIGHFFVVALYAIYLSFRSESWLTKPLAFFNSRAIFYRACTVMFPLIYSELQXLVY, encoded by the exons ATGTTTGCTCGTGTGCGTGCACAAGAGAGCACTATCATCGATGACA CTGGTGTGTCAGACATTGCCACTGTTCTGGCCCGAAATGGTTGTAAGGTCACAGTGGTTGAGAGGGACATGAAAGAACCCGA AGTGGGGGAACTTCTGCAGCCGGGAGGATACCGGGCACTTAAGGAACTTGGCCTGAGGA ATGTTGTTGAGAGTCTGGAGAATGGTTATGTAATCCATGATCTGGACAGCAGGACAGAGGTTGAGATCCCGTATC GGCAGGAGAACAGCATTCAGTATGGACGTGCCTTCCATCATGGCCGCTTCATCACGGGACTGTGTTGAGCTGCTCTTGCTGAGCCCAA CAATACT TTTGTGGAGGGCACAGTGACCAATCTGGAGGAAGAAGA AGTGACAGGAATTCAGTACAGGGAGAAAGACTCAGGAAACATCaag GtggttcaaacaaacagagcaatgtgccacagagccacagtgtttacccTATACAGAGGGATCAACTTACGAATGGTTCACAGCA GTGTTCTGCTGTTGGGAGATGTGTACAACATGCGTCATCCTCTGACTGGTGGAGGCATGAGGGTTGTGATGAACGATGTCCAGATCTGGAGAGAACTGCTCGAGAACATACCCGACCTCTATGACAACACCGCCTTACTGCAAGTAATCACAAGAACTAACTTAAATGATCAAAGGGA CAGCAACTATTGCAGCTTGTTATATCTACCACCTCTTTTTTCAGATTCATTGCATCAGTTGAGAAAGGCCTGTTTCCACTATTGGCTTGGTGGAGAATGAATTAATGGACCCATTGGTCTCCAA ACAGCTTTGTAGCTGTAACCCTTAACTCTGATTGGTCACTTCTTCGTCGTAGCCCTGTACGCCATATACTTGAGCTTCAGGTCTGAATCATGGCTCACAAAACCACTGGCCTTTTTCAACAGTAGAGCCATCTTCTACAGAGCCTGTACCGTCATGTTTCCACTCATTTACTCTGAGTTACAGTAACTGGTTTACTAG
- the rnf144b gene encoding E3 ubiquitin-protein ligase RNF144B: METEIITIHCKLCLTDCPELDTSTLNSCNCVFCVQCLKQYVQLAILGGAGSAITCPDPACKNTGTLLDLEIASFASSDQVELYQRLQFERGVQLDPSKVWCPMLDCQAVCSVKPDTEGKPAPVPCPACHVVFCCGCRGLWEDRHSCSQHHPLMTPSADSSDTDAMIKQCPMCDIYIERNQGCAQMLCKSCKHTFCWYCLQSLDADIFLRHYDKGPCRNKLGHSRASVMWNRTQIVGILVGVSIIVLVTSPLLLLASPCILCCVCKPSQAKNNKKKKKKTDKKPSDSTT; the protein is encoded by the exons ATGGAAACAGAAATCATCACGATCCACTGCAAACTCTGCCTGACCGACTGCCCTGAACTGGACACCAGCACACTTAATTCTTGTAACTGCGTTTTTTGTGTGCAG TGTTTAAAGCAATATGTCCAGCTGGCTATACTGGGTGGTGCCGGAAGTGCCATCACCTGCCCAGACCCGGCCTGCAAGAACACTGGAACTCTGCTGGATTTAGAG ATTGCCTCCTTTGCCTCCAGTGATCAAGTCGAGCTTTATCAGCGGCTTCAATTTGAAAGAG GAGTTCAGTTGGACCCCAGTAAGGTCTGGTGTCCCATGCTGGACTGTCAGGCTGTGTGCAGTGTAAAACCTGACACTGAAGGCAAACCCGCTCCTGTGccctgccctgcatgccatgttGTTTTCTGCTGCGGCTGCAGAGGCCTCTGGGAGGACAGGCACTCCTGCTCTCAGCACCATCCACTGATGACCCCATCAGCTGACAG CAGTGACACTGATGCGATGATTAAACAGTGTCCCATGTGTGACATCTACATAGAACGCAATCAGGGCTGCGCTCAGATGTTGTGCAAGAGCTGCAAACACACGTTTTGCTGGTACTGCCTTCAGAGTCTGGAC GCTGATATATTCCTAAGACACTACGATAAAGGGCCATGCCGAAATAAGCTGGGACACTCCAGAGCTTCTGTCATGTGGAACAGGACACAG ATTGTTGGCATTCTGGTGGGCGTCAGCATCATTGTTCTAGTGACATCACCACTGCTGCTGCTGGCTTCTCCCTGCATCCTGTGCTGTGTGTGCAAACCCTCTCAAGCTAAGAacaacaagaaaaagaaaaagaagaccgACAAGAAGCCATCAGATTCCACCACATAG